A window of the Brassica napus cultivar Da-Ae chromosome C5, Da-Ae, whole genome shotgun sequence genome harbors these coding sequences:
- the LOC106422159 gene encoding probable 9-cis-epoxycarotenoid dioxygenase NCED5, chloroplastic, whose amino-acid sequence MASSYIISPNTAKLNLSFAPSDLDAPSPSSSVSYTNTKSRRRKFSTNSVTDSPALLTFPNYPSPNPIIPEKDTSHWNPLQRAASAAFDFAEAALLSRERSQPLPKTVDPRHQISGNYAPVPEQSVKSSLSVTGKIPDCIDGVYLRNGANPLFEPVSGHHLFDGDGMVHAVKITNGDASYSCRFTETERLVQEKRLGSPIYPKAIGELHGHTGIARLMLFYARGLFGLLNHRNGTGVANAGLVYFHDRLLAMSEDDLPYQVRVTDDGDLETVGRFDFDGQLNSAMIAHPKIDPETKELFALSYDVVKKPYLKYFRFSPEGEKSPDVEIPLASPTMMHDFAITENFVVIPDQQVVFKLSDMFLGKSPVKYDGEKVSRFAILPKNAEDASEMIWVESPDTFCFHLWNAWESPETDEVVVIGSCMTPADSIFNECDEQLNSVLSEIRLNLKTGKSTRRTIIPGSVQMNLEAGMVNRNFLGRKTRYAYLAIAELWPKVSGFAKVDLSTGEVKNHFYGYKKYGGEPFFLPRGLESDGEDDGYIMSFVHDEESWKSELQIVNAVTLELEATVKLPSRVPYGFHGTFVNSADMVNQA is encoded by the coding sequence ATGGCTTCTTCTTACATAATATCACCAAACACAGCCAAACTCAATCTCTCCTTTGCACCTTCAGATCTCGATGCTCCTTCACCGTCATCCTCCGTTAGTTACACCAACACCAAGTCCAGACGCCGTAAATTCTCAACAAACTCTGTCACAGACTCTCCGGCTTTATTAACTTTCCCAAATTACCCTTCGCCAAACCCCATAATTCCGGAGAAGGACACTTCTCACTGGAATCCTCTCCAACGCGCCGCCTCCGCCGCTTTCGACTTCGCCGAGGCCGCATTACTCTCTCGCGAGCGTTCTCAGCCTCTTCCTAAAACCGTTGATCCTCGCCATCAGATCTCCGGTAACTACGCTCCGGTGCCGGAGCAATCCGTTAAATCATCACTCTCCGTTACCGGGAAAATCCCTGACTGCATTGACGGCGTTTATTTACGTAACGGCGCTAATCCACTCTTCGAGCCAGTCTCTGGCCATCACCTCTTCGACGGAGACGGCATGGTTCACGCCGTTAAAATTACTAACGGAGACGCGAGTTACTCGTGCCGGTTTACGGAAACCGAGAGATTGGTTCAGGAGAAACGTCTTGGTTCTCCGATTTACCCTAAAGCCATAGGCGAGCTACACGGTCACACCGGTATCGCTCGGTTGATGCTATTTTACGCAcgtggtttattcggtttactAAATCACCGTAACGGAACCGGAGTCGCTAACGCCGGTTTGGTTTATTTCCACGACCGGTTATTAGCAATGTCTGAAGACGATCTCCCTTACCAAGTTCGCGTCACCGATGATGGCGATCTCGAGACCGTCGGAAGATTCGACTTCGACGGACAATTAAACTCCGCCATGATCGCTCACCCTAAAATTGACCCTGAAACGAAGGAGCTATTCGCGTTGAGCTACGACGTCGTTAAGAAACCGTACCTGAAATACTTCAGATTCTCGCCGGAAGGGGAGAAGTCGCCGGACGTTGAGATTCCTCTCGCGAGTCCGACGATGATGCACGATTTCGCTATCACTGAGAACTTCGTCGTGATTCCTGATCAACAAGTTGTGTTTAAGCTCTCCGACATGTTTCTCGGGAAATCACCGGTTAAGTACGACGGAGAGAAAGTTTCCCGGTTTGCAATTTTGCCGAAAAACGCAGAGGACGCGTCGGAGATGATCTGGGTAGAGTCTCCGGACACTTTCTGTTTCCACTTGTGGAACGCTTGGGAGTCACCGGAGACTGATGAGGTTGTTGTGATCGGATCTTGTATGACTCCGGCGGATTCGATCTTCAACGAGTGTGATGAGCAGCTCAACAGTGTTTTGTCTGAAATCCGGTTAAATCTTAAAACCGGAAAATCCACGCGAAGAACTATAATTCCCGGTTCGGTTCAGATGAATCTTGAAGCTGGTATGGTGAACCGGAATTTTCTTGGGAGGAAAACCCGGTACGCGTACCTAGCCATAGCCGAACTGTGGCCTAAAGTATCTGGATTCGCTAAAGTGGATCTTTCAACCGGAGaagttaaaaatcatttttacgGTTATAAAAAATACGGAGGTGAACCTTTTTTCTTACCCAGAGGGTTAGAATCCGACGGAGAAGATGACGGTTACATTATGTCGTTTGTTCACGACGAGGAGAGTTGGAAATCGGAGCTTCAGATTGTTAACGCCGTTACGTTGGAACTGGAAGCAACCGTTAAGTTGCCATCAAGAGTACCGTATGGTTTTCACGGCACGTTCGTAAATTCTGCTGATATGGTAAACCAGGCTTGA
- the LOC125587842 gene encoding uncharacterized protein LOC125587842: MARLVRVVKGEWRKSQQGVWAFHEDPTSMSHATLVRENEPIQRVQTIVRGVFNATTQTPIGIIFQLPDWLLEPDGETCPPHNIKTTSDIQLLLSVHSWNTDPTLCVIIGAEAVAKYDFICRAPFTIGAKKFLADGITEEEHLASIRDLIRGYEITCSTKVLHEIFDEDKMVLLYRFSFEIEKAKNSLDLNVAVGDGSGDHVIPVVNNPNGTGHVVGNINRSGGSIELTGGNVSGFGQHEQIINMNDSGMYDGCGGGFIPNLPQSYYRNPWGGEEMRTRYWENIMDSRYALELQRIYGVPGSEHVGYQNTYLIIGNSSSPYQHPLMFLSDDSSRASSGQDNTNGVHRREGSISNIGSQNPATEAILLRGESSVMGGERNIKREAEGSVTGAQGNSEVVGGSLAETPKADNEVEPELTPIKVEGNDGGTTDL, encoded by the exons ATGGCTCGCCTTGTTAGGGTGGTGAAGGGAGAATGGAGGAAATCGCAACAGGGAGTATGGGCATTCCATGAAGATCCAACATCTATGTCGCATGCTACATTAGTTCGTGAGAATGAACCCATCCAGCGGGTCCAAACCATTGTTAGAGGGGTATTTAACGCTACGACCCAAACTCCTATTGGCATAATTTTTCAGCTTCCAGATTGGCTTCTAGAGCCGGATGGTGAGACATGCCCACCTCATAACATAAAGACGACCAGTGACATCCAGTTGCTGCTGAGTGTGCACTCATGGAACACAGACCCAACACTGTGTGTAATAATAGGAGCAGAAGCCGTTGCTAAGTATGACTTCATCTGCAGGGCACCTTTCACTATCGGAGCAAAAAAATTTCTTGCAGACGGAATCACCGAGGAAGAGCATTTGGCTTCGATTAGAG ATTTAATAAGAGGTTATGAGATTACATGCAGTACAAAAGTATTGCACGAAATTTTCGATGAGGACAAGATGGTGCTTCTATATCGGTTTTCTTTTGAGATCGAGAAGGCAAAGAACTCTCTGGACCTTAACGTTGCTGTCGGTGATGGTAGTGGAGATCATGTTATCCCAGTGGTTAATAATCCAAACGGAACAGGGCATGTGGTGGGAAATATAAATCGGAGTGGAGGATCTATAGAGTTAACTGGTGGCAATGTATCAG GCTTTGGACAACATGAACAAATAATAAACATGAATGATTCAGGTATGTATGATGGATGCGGAGGAGGGTTTATCCCCAATTTGCCTCAATCATACTATCGAAATCCTTGGGGAGGGGAAGAAATGAGAACTAGATATTGGGAAAACATAATGGATTCAAGGTACGCACTTGAGCTCCAAAGAATCTATGGTGTTCCCGGATCAGAACACGTTGGCTACCAAAACACTTATCTCATTATTGGGAACAGCAGCAGTCCATATCAACATCCACTAATGTTTCTCAGCGATGACTCCTCCCGCGCTTCATCAGGACAGGATAATACTAACGGTGTACACCGAAGAGAGGGAAGTATATCTAATATTGGAAGTCAGAACCCGGCCACTGAGGCAATCTTACTGCGAG GTGAGTCCTCGGTAATGGGCGGGGAAAGGAACATTAAAAGAGAGGCAGAAGGGAGTGTAACAGGAGCCCAAGGCAACAGTGAAGTAGTAGGAGGTTCCCTTGCTGAGACGCCAAAAGCAGATAATGAGGTAGAACCGGAACTAACTCCCATTAAAGTTGAAGGCAACGACGGTGGAACAACTGATCTCTAG
- the LOC106422152 gene encoding uncharacterized protein At4g04775-like, with protein sequence MGESRIECEEFNYRSGQESVRCEGSSSGRNVWSFHGVPTRCWCGCGITTYVSKTRKNPNREFYRCKIAVKGEQHLFKWVDESWTEEKLMEEARKRSMEEEIEGRTMHSNDNPEVVEASKDRGCVGVIKFICPKIW encoded by the exons ATGGGCGAGTCACGGATCGAATGTGAGGAATTCAATTATCG ATCTGGGCAGGAAAGTGTCAGATGTGAAGGATCTTCTTCAGGTCGAAATGTATGGTCCTTTCATGGTGTTCCCACACGGTGCTGGTGTGGATGTGGCATCACTACTTATGTGTCGAAGACCAGGAAGAATCCCAATCGCGAATTTTATAGGTGTAAAATTGCAGTCAAG GGGGAACAACATCTCTTCAAGTGGGTCGATGAATCTTGGACCGAGGAGAAACTTATGGAGGAAGCGAGAAAGAGGTCAATGGAGGAGGAAATTGAAGGTCGTACAATGCATAGTAATGATAACCCTGAAGTAGTTGAAGCTTCGAAAGACCGTGGTTGTGTTGgagttattaaatttatttgtcCTAAAATTTGGTAA